Proteins encoded together in one Meles meles chromosome 7, mMelMel3.1 paternal haplotype, whole genome shotgun sequence window:
- the LOC123947416 gene encoding islet amyloid polypeptide: MCLLKLPVVLIVLSLALNHLKAIPIKSHQMEKRKCNTATCVTQRLANFLVRSSNNLGAILSPTDVGSNTYGKRNTAEILNKGPMNYLPL; the protein is encoded by the exons atgTGCCTCCTGAAGTTGCCAGTAGTTCTCATCGTACTCTCCCTTGCATTAAACCATCTGAAAGCTATTCCCATTAAAAG TCACCAGATGGAAAAGCGGAAATGCAACACTGCCACATGTGTGACTCAACGCCTGGCAAATTTCTTAGTTCGTTCCAGCAATAATCTTGGTGCCATTCTTTCGCCTACTGATGTGGGATCCAATACATATGGCAAGAGGAACACAGCTGAGATTTTAAACAAGGGGCCAATGAATTACTTACCGCTTTAG